One Desulfobulbaceae bacterium genomic window, GGCACTGTCTATTTCCTGGTTGACCAGAAACAATACGAAAAGACTGGCCAGCCAAAGGGCCGTAAAAAAATCATGGGCGAAATCATTGATCAGCGCGAGGTATTTTTTCATTTTTAGGGGTTTAGAGCATATATTCTGTGTGAACCGTATTTGTGATAAATGGAACCAGAAATAGGGTCAGGATAACAAGGCCGAAACAACAAATTATGAAAATGGCTGCTTTTTTTTCTTTTAAGCCATGAAACCGCCGTAGATGCATATATATTCCGAAAGCTAGCCAAGTGAGTAGTGACCATGTTTCGATAGGGTCCCAGGCCCAATAACGTCCCCAGCTCTTATGGGCCCAGATGGCCCCGGCAATGACTGAAATTGTCCAGAAAACAAAGGCCATTCCGAAAAATTGAAATGAATAGGAATCTAGACTTACCGGGTCTGGCAATTTCTGAACAAATGTATTGCCTGATTTTTTTTTTGCCTTAATCAGATAAAATATTGAACACCCCAAGGCAATGAATCCTGATCCCACTGTAATTTTGGCAAATAGAATATGAACGATTAGCCATAAAGTGTGGAATGTGGCAGGAAGATTCTGAATTTGTGGGTTTGCCATCAATCCCAGCCCAATCATTAAAAAAGCACAAGGCAGTGTGATGACCCCAATAAATTTTATAGAATGCTTTTTATAGCAGGCGATGAGATATGAAAGCATTACGATCCAGACAGTGGACGATATACTTTCAAATGTGTCAAGGTAAGGGCCATGTCCTGAGCTAACCCAGCGAATAATTATAGCAATTGAATGAAAAGCAAGGCCAAGCCATGTCAGTGTTATGCCGAGGTCAAGTTTGTTCTCCTTTTTAAAAAAAACAGCATAAGTAAAAACTATTGACGCTGATATATAGAAACCAATTGCTGCCCAAAATAATGAAAATTCATAGCGAAGCACTTTCTTTCTCCTGTCTTATGCAAGCGCTTTGATGAGAGTTTGTTTAATCTGTTCCAACTCGAAATGCGTGCAAGGTGTACGGCCTCCTATCTTGCCGTTTATTTGAAACTGGCAACCATTTCCAGAACATGAATAACCAATATAAATTTGTTTTGTCGGTAATAAATACATCAGTACCATGCCGATTACAATCAGCAAAAAACTTAAGTAGACTCCCGGAAGAACGTAGCCTCGTATTGCAATAATGCCTGACCAGGGGCGGACATCTAAGAAAGTGAGTATGTTATCATCAAAATTGATGGTTTGGCCCAGCAGTAAACGGCCTTCAAATTGGATATCTTTGTTTTCAAGGATAGTTAAATCTACGCCTGGTTGTATTAGGGAAAAAGACGGGCGTGAAATGTCTGGGAAAAAACGCATTTTAAAAATGTAGCCGGTATTTGGATAATCACTTTTGCCGGTCAGGGGTTTACTTTTATCCCCCACCGCATCAAGGATAAAGTGACTGACAATTGGTTTGGCATCATTGGTATGTAGAGCAAAGGTAAGGGCATAACCAAAATCCTGCGATTGATGAAAGCTGACACCGCCATGCTCAATAGGAGAGCTCACTGAAATTTCATTTTTGCTTACAATGTTGCCGTTATCATCGCTAAAAAGAAGTTGGCTGTGCATCTGTTGTTCTTGATCATTGTCCCAATAGGCAACCTTGAACTTATTGAGTCTGACATTAAATGGAAATGTGAGCCTTTCAGCAAGAGGGCCATTGCTTGGTACCAGCCAGTCTCCATCTTGACCAATAAAAGTTTCACCTTCCATCAGCGGCACAAAGCCACGTTGATGTTTGAACAAGCCATAAATTGCTGCGTTTAGCAGGATAAAAAGACCTAAGTGAAAGATGAAAACACCCCAACGACTTTTCATGTGTTTTGCAAATACAAGATGTAGAAAGTCATGTTCTGTTAGTTCAGTTTGGCAGGTAAAGCCATAGCCAGCCATAACTTGTTTTATATCTGCTGGAATAGCTTCGCGTGCATTATTTGTTACTTGAAAAGAAATGCTATCTTCTTTTAAGCCGACAGGGACAGATTTTTTGTTGGTATGTAAGAAACGGAGCTGCTTTTTCCATTGCTCCCATAGGGTAATGAACAATGAGAGATAGAGAAGAAAGATAATAATGAGGAAAGGGATAGATGAAAAAACGTGGTTTAGTTGCAGGAGGTCGATGAACCGGTAAAAAAATGGGTTGGCACTTTTTAAAGATTCAAAATAGCCCTGAGACCGAAAAGCAGTTTGGGGAATAACAAGACCGAGAAGGCTAAACATGCCAATAAGCCCAATAAGCCATAGAACATTTTTAGGACGGGTCAGGGAACATTTAAGAGATTGATACAAGAGTTTCAACGTGATGGATGGTGATATACGTTTAGTATGTTAATAGTGACCACGAGATTACTCAAGGGAGGGGGGTTAAGGGTCGAAAGTAACAGGTCCTCCTCCTATACAGTCAGTGCCGGGGTTGGCATCATGTTTAGTGCTGCAGGCTGTGGTGTTGGCATAGCAGCTGCCCTTGTCGTAACCGGTAGAGCAATCTTTGGTGGTATCATCGAAAGGATCGGTCACTTTTTTAAAACCCCAGACTACCGGCCAGACAAGACCTCCGCCTTCATCTAATGAATAGGGGGCAGCATCACTCTCGTAGCCGATCAGCCTGCTGCGTTTGCTGCCATGTGGAACTATAATATGGCAGGTGATACACGGATAGCCCGCGTCAGTTTGAGATTCACCTCCACCTGTACCATATTTGGGGTAGGCACTAGCCCATGGGTTAGCCTTAAAATCTCTACGATAATGCTTCTCGTGGGCGTAATTGCGGAATATGTTCTTACTTTCGCCTGCGTCCCAGACAACTTCCATAGAGTGACATTTTTTGCAAAGCAGCTCTGTGCCGACATTATGCAGGTTATAATACACATCGGCCAATGTCCATAATCTTCCTCTTGTAACATTATACGGCCATTCGTAATTAGTTGTGCCCTTAATCATGTTTGGATTGGCTGAACCATGCGGGCCTACAGGAGTTGCGGCGTCATTACCGTGACAGTCTGAGCAATACATGGTCTGATTGCCAACCCCACTGCCACCAGAAGTATTCCAAGGCGCTACCATGCGGCTTGTGGCAAGGTTTTTCGGAGCGTAAGAGCCTGTCTGGCTGGAGAGTCCAACCCGGACCGGGTGTGCC contains:
- the ccsA gene encoding cytochrome c biogenesis protein CcsA → MLSYLIACYKKHSIKFIGVITLPCAFLMIGLGLMANPQIQNLPATFHTLWLIVHILFAKITVGSGFIALGCSIFYLIKAKKKSGNTFVQKLPDPVSLDSYSFQFFGMAFVFWTISVIAGAIWAHKSWGRYWAWDPIETWSLLTWLAFGIYMHLRRFHGLKEKKAAIFIICCFGLVILTLFLVPFITNTVHTEYML
- a CDS encoding cytochrome c biogenesis protein ResB, producing MFSLLGLVIPQTAFRSQGYFESLKSANPFFYRFIDLLQLNHVFSSIPFLIIIFLLYLSLFITLWEQWKKQLRFLHTNKKSVPVGLKEDSISFQVTNNAREAIPADIKQVMAGYGFTCQTELTEHDFLHLVFAKHMKSRWGVFIFHLGLFILLNAAIYGLFKHQRGFVPLMEGETFIGQDGDWLVPSNGPLAERLTFPFNVRLNKFKVAYWDNDQEQQMHSQLLFSDDNGNIVSKNEISVSSPIEHGGVSFHQSQDFGYALTFALHTNDAKPIVSHFILDAVGDKSKPLTGKSDYPNTGYIFKMRFFPDISRPSFSLIQPGVDLTILENKDIQFEGRLLLGQTINFDDNILTFLDVRPWSGIIAIRGYVLPGVYLSFLLIVIGMVLMYLLPTKQIYIGYSCSGNGCQFQINGKIGGRTPCTHFELEQIKQTLIKALA